From a single Pseudomonas triticicola genomic region:
- a CDS encoding oligosaccharide flippase family protein, translating to MSRGNYLKHLALSMGTKLAMIALRLLRNVLLARILGPSERGLFALLSTLPDLISAATSGGLNSAVGYQAAKQRPMGLLLSQVLVFGCLLAGLLTLLVVALVREFGTQLDVTMQLGLLAWLLLLAVPLTVLKSGLLTLHNASGGVVAFNVLRLIESLAPLLLFVALFWMWQSAALEAALISWLAGISLVVLAGWVWLKRTQPLQLQWDRASQKELLRYSARSHPDLLFQQVILRSDYLFIGALLGSTALGHYAMASAAAELLLIVPEAVTTPLMKRLLQQDEGMDKVTPLALRLTATVMLGACLSMAVIGEWLIVTLFGAAYQPAYPALLALLPGLLGLCYASILRLDLLGKNRPGTVSLLMGLGALLNLALNLVLIPAYGIVGAAAASSIAYLAVTVAMLVLYCRLSGVPFWQTLIILPRDVLPMWSMLQRKPA from the coding sequence ATGAGCCGAGGCAACTACCTCAAGCATCTGGCGCTGAGCATGGGCACCAAACTGGCGATGATCGCCCTGCGTTTGCTGCGCAACGTGTTGCTCGCGCGGATTCTCGGCCCCAGCGAACGCGGCCTGTTCGCCCTGCTCAGCACCCTGCCTGACCTGATCAGTGCGGCCACCAGCGGCGGTCTGAACTCGGCGGTCGGTTATCAGGCGGCGAAGCAGCGGCCGATGGGTTTGTTGCTCAGCCAGGTGCTGGTATTCGGTTGTCTGCTGGCCGGTTTGCTGACTTTGCTGGTGGTGGCGCTGGTGCGCGAATTCGGCACGCAACTGGACGTGACCATGCAACTGGGCCTGCTCGCCTGGCTGTTGCTGCTGGCGGTGCCGTTGACCGTGTTGAAAAGCGGCCTGCTGACCCTGCACAACGCCTCGGGTGGCGTGGTAGCGTTCAACGTCTTGCGCCTGATCGAATCACTGGCGCCGCTGTTGCTGTTCGTCGCACTGTTCTGGATGTGGCAGAGCGCAGCGCTGGAAGCGGCGCTGATCAGTTGGCTGGCCGGGATCAGTCTGGTGGTGCTCGCCGGTTGGGTCTGGCTGAAGCGGACGCAGCCGTTGCAGCTGCAATGGGATCGCGCCAGCCAGAAGGAACTGCTGCGCTACAGCGCGCGCAGCCATCCAGATCTGCTGTTCCAGCAAGTAATTCTGCGCTCCGATTACCTGTTCATCGGCGCCCTGCTCGGCAGCACCGCGCTGGGCCATTACGCCATGGCCAGCGCTGCTGCCGAATTGCTGTTGATCGTCCCCGAAGCGGTGACCACACCACTGATGAAACGCCTGCTGCAACAGGATGAAGGCATGGACAAGGTCACTCCGCTGGCGCTGCGCCTGACCGCGACGGTGATGCTCGGCGCCTGCCTGAGCATGGCCGTGATCGGCGAGTGGTTGATCGTCACCCTGTTTGGCGCTGCCTACCAGCCGGCGTACCCGGCGCTGCTGGCGTTGCTGCCGGGGCTGTTGGGTCTGTGCTACGCGAGCATTCTACGCCTGGACTTGCTGGGCAAGAATCGCCCCGGCACGGTGTCGTTGTTGATGGGGTTGGGGGCGCTGCTCAATCTGGCGTTGAATCTGGTGCTGATTCCGGCCTACGGCATTGTTGGCGCCGCTGCCGCCTCATCGATCGCCTATCTGGCAGTCACCGTGGCCATGCTCGTGCTGTATTGCCGTTTGAGCGGCGTGCCGTTCTGGCAAACCCTGATCATCCTGCCCCGCGACGTGCTGCCGATGTGGTCGATGCTGCAGAGGAAGCCGGCATGA
- a CDS encoding class I SAM-dependent methyltransferase — MEVPNPTTAIESNRQAWNDSARHHQDSPDWQALLNDVAQAEFCCLDDTLRGLLEVDGKDVIQLGCNNGRESLSLFALGARSVVGVDQSAAFLEQARELNSRSPHTAEFVESDIHHLPASLHNRFDVALITIGVLNWMPDIGEFFHHVAQVLKPGGKLVIYETHPFLEMVDPQAEDPYRLDSSYFRAEPFVQEEPIVYVGKVEQPAAKSYWFVHTLGAIFSGAIGAGLSIVDFQEYAHSNREEVYDCYLNQQAQLPMCFSLVARKA; from the coding sequence ATGGAAGTGCCCAACCCCACAACCGCCATCGAAAGCAATCGACAGGCATGGAACGATTCCGCCCGTCATCATCAGGATTCACCGGACTGGCAGGCATTGCTCAACGATGTCGCGCAGGCGGAGTTTTGCTGCCTTGATGACACTTTGCGCGGCTTGCTGGAAGTCGATGGCAAGGACGTGATTCAACTGGGCTGCAATAACGGTCGGGAAAGCCTGTCGCTGTTTGCGCTGGGTGCGCGCAGTGTCGTCGGCGTCGATCAATCGGCAGCGTTTCTTGAGCAGGCCCGCGAGCTCAACAGCCGCTCGCCGCATACTGCCGAATTCGTCGAGAGCGACATCCACCATCTGCCCGCATCGCTGCATAACCGCTTCGACGTAGCCCTGATTACCATTGGTGTACTCAACTGGATGCCTGACATCGGCGAATTCTTCCATCATGTCGCGCAGGTGCTGAAGCCGGGCGGCAAACTGGTGATCTACGAAACCCATCCGTTTCTGGAGATGGTTGATCCGCAGGCTGAAGATCCCTACCGCCTCGACAGCTCGTATTTCCGTGCCGAGCCGTTTGTGCAGGAAGAACCGATTGTGTATGTCGGCAAGGTCGAGCAGCCGGCGGCGAAGTCGTACTGGTTCGTGCATACGCTGGGCGCGATCTTCAGCGGCGCCATTGGAGCGGGGCTGAGCATTGTGGATTTTCAGGAATATGCGCATTCGAACCGGGAAGAGGTGTATGACTGCTACCTGAACCAGCAGGCGCAGCTGCCGATGTGCTTTAGCCTGGTGGCGCGCAAGGCCTGA
- a CDS encoding mechanosensitive ion channel family protein: MTLFYAHLLSWSAVLLLLDAALWHFSPFSHRAPRVGVRLALFLAFSALVINAGVSPLQAPLFADDRVAQLGATALGILWWLYAARVLTEVIGLALMRRIGHSGRLLQDVIGALVFLVAIVAAAGYVLELPVKGLLATSGVVAIVVGLALQSTLADVFSGIVLNTTKPYQVDDLVMIDGVEGKVFDIDWRATHLLTSAGTMAVVPNSVAAKAKIVNLSRPNNMHGVSISIKVPNHIRPRRVLDALDRTLQGSSSLLLSPAPKAVLKEAGETMSEYVASGFIAELGKKSEVRNQLFDLAHRHLEAAGISRHPDGVIEPSSRARALLDEVKIFRSLSSEERDRLAESMVAQQYTAGQVVLDLDEVPDSLFVIATGVVSATVPDGNGQTEAGRMGPSEVMGEQSILADTPSQATFTALTSSIIYRLDKQLTRECMDKRSEVGRALNKLQAVRQQNSRLALMAKPVAVKKGGFLGWLQKR; encoded by the coding sequence ATGACTCTTTTCTACGCCCACCTGCTGTCCTGGAGCGCCGTCCTGCTCCTGCTCGACGCCGCGCTCTGGCATTTCTCGCCCTTCAGCCATCGCGCTCCGCGAGTCGGCGTACGTCTGGCACTGTTTCTGGCATTCAGCGCGCTGGTGATCAATGCCGGTGTCAGTCCCTTGCAGGCTCCGCTGTTCGCTGATGATCGCGTGGCACAACTGGGGGCGACGGCGCTGGGGATTCTCTGGTGGTTGTACGCAGCACGGGTGCTGACCGAAGTGATCGGCCTGGCGCTGATGCGCCGCATCGGCCACAGCGGTCGCTTGTTGCAGGATGTCATCGGCGCGCTGGTGTTTCTGGTCGCGATTGTCGCGGCAGCCGGTTACGTGCTGGAGCTGCCAGTCAAAGGTCTGCTGGCCACCTCCGGGGTGGTCGCCATCGTGGTCGGTCTGGCGCTGCAAAGCACCCTCGCCGACGTGTTTTCCGGCATCGTCCTCAACACCACCAAGCCGTATCAGGTAGACGACCTGGTGATGATCGACGGCGTCGAAGGCAAGGTTTTCGATATCGACTGGCGCGCCACGCACCTGTTGACCAGCGCCGGCACCATGGCCGTGGTGCCGAACTCGGTGGCGGCCAAGGCGAAGATCGTCAACCTCAGCCGACCGAACAACATGCACGGCGTGTCGATCAGTATCAAAGTGCCGAACCACATCCGCCCGCGTCGGGTATTGGATGCCCTTGATCGCACTTTGCAGGGCAGCAGTTCGCTGCTGCTCAGCCCGGCGCCGAAAGCCGTACTCAAAGAGGCCGGCGAAACCATGTCGGAATACGTTGCCAGCGGTTTCATCGCTGAGCTGGGCAAGAAGAGCGAAGTGCGCAATCAACTGTTCGACCTCGCCCACCGCCATCTCGAAGCGGCGGGTATTTCCCGGCATCCCGACGGCGTGATCGAACCGTCGAGCCGCGCTCGTGCGTTGCTGGACGAGGTGAAGATTTTCCGTTCGCTGAGCAGTGAAGAACGCGATCGCCTCGCTGAGTCGATGGTCGCGCAGCAGTACACGGCCGGTCAGGTGGTGCTGGATCTGGACGAGGTGCCGGACAGTCTGTTCGTGATCGCCACGGGCGTGGTCAGCGCGACGGTGCCGGACGGCAATGGCCAGACCGAGGCCGGGCGCATGGGGCCGAGCGAAGTCATGGGTGAGCAGAGCATTCTTGCCGATACACCGTCGCAGGCGACGTTCACAGCGCTGACGTCGAGCATCATTTATCGTCTCGACAAACAGTTGACCCGTGAGTGCATGGACAAGCGCAGCGAAGTCGGCCGGGCCCTGAACAAGTTGCAGGCGGTGCGTCAGCAGAACAGTCGCCTCGCGTTGATGGCCAAACCGGTGGCGGTGAAAAAAGGTGGTTTTTTGGGGTGGTTGCAGAAGCGTTGA
- a CDS encoding GNAT family N-acetyltransferase — MVMRFEWRTSLCAADFPATAYETLRLGVSDHTPFNNLGWLCAAEQALAEDQRLHILLGWEAAELRLCLPLVASRERFAGVPFRVLHHLGYPLADRLALLSLLGGEDMHEALLLIRQRLPHALLQLNELSEPAGEESAVTAWMARSSTAERRLSCRVPVHLISEADHQEVSGDPRYKLRRARKRIAACGAQIRRITPDALSMAALLQTISEVEAVSWKGDEGVGIFATPRSRQWIERAFTALAGQGLVRVVMLELNGRCISYRLGLLEQGRLYDYNLAFLPQYADLGSGRVLLEEWIRWGLDEHWHWIDASRVSLENSSHQLHERMTGQLEHWRWSFYSWRPSGLALGLALRIWYRCKPAVQQWRARRANKKPAALVQPVAITPEGGHASPSHSQR, encoded by the coding sequence ATGGTGATGCGATTCGAATGGCGCACGTCCCTGTGCGCCGCCGACTTCCCGGCAACCGCGTATGAAACGCTGCGCCTGGGCGTGAGCGACCATACGCCGTTCAACAATCTCGGCTGGTTGTGCGCGGCCGAACAGGCTTTGGCCGAGGATCAGCGCCTGCACATTCTGCTCGGTTGGGAAGCCGCAGAACTGCGTCTGTGCCTGCCGCTGGTGGCCAGCCGCGAGCGCTTCGCCGGCGTGCCGTTTCGGGTCTTGCATCACTTGGGTTATCCGCTGGCCGATCGTCTGGCTTTGCTGTCACTGCTCGGCGGCGAGGACATGCACGAGGCGCTGCTGTTGATTCGCCAGCGCCTGCCCCATGCACTGTTGCAACTCAATGAGCTGTCGGAACCTGCGGGTGAAGAAAGTGCCGTCACCGCATGGATGGCGCGCAGTTCCACTGCCGAACGGCGCCTGAGCTGCCGGGTGCCGGTGCATCTGATCAGCGAAGCCGACCATCAGGAAGTCTCCGGCGACCCGCGCTACAAACTGCGCCGGGCTCGCAAACGGATCGCCGCGTGCGGTGCGCAGATCCGCCGGATCACTCCAGATGCGCTGAGCATGGCTGCCTTGTTGCAGACCATCAGCGAAGTCGAGGCGGTGAGCTGGAAAGGCGATGAAGGCGTCGGTATTTTCGCCACACCGCGCAGCCGCCAATGGATCGAACGCGCCTTCACCGCCCTCGCCGGCCAAGGCCTGGTGCGCGTGGTGATGCTCGAGCTGAACGGCCGCTGCATCAGCTATCGTCTCGGCCTGCTCGAACAGGGCCGGCTCTACGATTACAACCTCGCCTTCCTGCCGCAGTACGCCGACCTGGGCAGTGGCCGGGTGTTGCTGGAGGAATGGATTCGCTGGGGCCTGGATGAGCACTGGCACTGGATCGATGCCTCGCGGGTCAGCCTGGAAAACTCCAGCCATCAACTGCACGAACGCATGACCGGGCAGCTGGAACACTGGCGCTGGAGTTTCTATTCGTGGCGCCCAAGTGGGCTGGCATTGGGTCTGGCGCTGCGCATCTGGTATCGCTGCAAGCCCGCCGTGCAACAGTGGCGGGCCCGCCGTGCAAACAAAAAACCTGCAGCGCTGGTTCAACCTGTCGCAATCACTCCGGAGGGCGGCCATGCCTCGCCAAGTCATAGTCAACGCTGA
- the ycaC gene encoding isochorismate family cysteine hydrolase YcaC, with translation MSVPYKRLNKDDAVVLLVDHQTGLISLVQDFSPNEFKNNVLALGDIAKFFKLPTILTTSFDAGPNGPIVPELLEQFPDAPFIQRPGQINAWDNEDFVKAIKATGRKQLIIAGVVTDVCVAFPTLSAIAEGFEVFVVTDSSGTFNTTVQQAAWARMSAAGAHLMNWFAVACELQGDWRNDMEGLAHLLSERLPNYRNLINSYTKFTAK, from the coding sequence ATGAGCGTTCCTTACAAGCGTCTGAACAAAGATGATGCAGTCGTCCTGCTGGTCGACCACCAGACCGGTCTGATCTCGCTGGTGCAGGATTTCTCGCCGAACGAGTTCAAGAACAACGTGCTGGCACTGGGCGACATCGCCAAGTTCTTCAAGCTGCCGACCATTCTGACCACCAGCTTCGACGCAGGTCCGAACGGCCCGATCGTGCCCGAGCTGCTCGAGCAATTCCCCGACGCGCCGTTCATTCAGCGTCCAGGCCAGATCAACGCCTGGGACAACGAAGACTTCGTCAAAGCGATCAAGGCCACCGGCCGCAAGCAACTGATCATCGCCGGTGTAGTGACCGACGTTTGCGTAGCTTTCCCGACCCTGTCGGCGATCGCTGAAGGCTTCGAAGTGTTCGTCGTCACCGACTCGTCGGGTACCTTCAACACCACCGTACAACAAGCGGCGTGGGCGCGGATGTCGGCCGCCGGTGCACATCTGATGAACTGGTTCGCTGTGGCCTGCGAGCTGCAGGGCGACTGGCGCAACGACATGGAAGGCCTGGCGCATCTGCTGTCCGAGCGTCTGCCTAACTATCGCAACCTGATCAACAGCTACACCAAGTTCACTGCCAAGTAA
- a CDS encoding type II toxin-antitoxin system RelE/ParE family toxin, giving the protein MQIEWRPEAKTDLSNILRYIGERNFAAAVSLSKSIEESTTSLSVHPHLYRKGRSPGTREIVVHPNYVVIYEVTDRIEILSVLHTRQEYP; this is encoded by the coding sequence ATGCAGATTGAGTGGCGGCCCGAAGCCAAGACCGATCTTTCGAACATCCTCAGATACATTGGCGAGAGAAACTTTGCAGCCGCAGTGAGTCTGTCGAAATCCATCGAAGAATCCACAACCTCACTCTCCGTTCATCCCCATCTCTACCGTAAAGGTCGATCTCCCGGCACCCGGGAAATCGTTGTACATCCTAACTACGTAGTGATTTATGAGGTGACGGATCGAATCGAGATACTTAGCGTTTTGCATACCCGGCAGGAATATCCATAA
- a CDS encoding LysR family transcriptional regulator: MNPFEDMRIFCQVMDSGSFTAAADQLGLSKQFVSRRLMQLEERLGVRLLNRSTRRLDVTPLGQSYYESALRLLGEVEQVEQGIAGETAEPRGTIRLSAPLSFAVAHLGCLLPLFLQRYREVTVEVDLSDRPVDLLGEGYDLALRIGVLEDSTLIARRIASIERVYCASPAYLAERGTPLKPEDLHSHDCLPYGHGRSVQWRFNEAPGKPLLINVTGRMRVNNGELLRDAAVQGMGITYLPTFIVGAALKDGRLVPVLDDLRPEPLTLSAVYPQHRQASRPVQALVEFLRERLNQSHVNL, from the coding sequence ATGAACCCGTTCGAAGACATGCGTATTTTTTGCCAGGTCATGGACTCCGGCAGCTTCACCGCTGCGGCCGATCAGTTGGGCCTGTCCAAGCAGTTCGTCAGCCGCCGTTTGATGCAACTGGAAGAGCGCCTCGGTGTGCGCTTGTTGAATCGCTCGACCCGCCGCCTCGACGTCACCCCGCTGGGGCAGAGCTATTACGAATCGGCGTTGCGTTTGCTCGGAGAAGTCGAGCAGGTCGAGCAGGGCATCGCCGGTGAAACCGCCGAGCCGCGCGGCACGATTCGCCTCAGCGCGCCGCTGTCGTTCGCGGTGGCGCATCTGGGTTGTCTGCTGCCGTTGTTCCTGCAGCGTTATCGCGAAGTCACCGTCGAGGTGGATCTGAGCGATCGCCCGGTCGACCTGCTCGGCGAAGGTTACGACCTGGCCCTGCGCATCGGCGTACTGGAGGACTCGACACTGATCGCCCGGCGCATCGCCAGTATCGAACGGGTCTACTGCGCCAGCCCGGCCTACCTCGCCGAACGCGGCACACCACTCAAACCCGAAGACCTGCACAGCCACGATTGCCTGCCTTACGGCCACGGTCGCTCGGTGCAATGGCGCTTCAACGAAGCACCGGGCAAACCGCTGCTGATCAACGTCACCGGGCGCATGCGCGTCAACAACGGCGAACTGCTGCGAGACGCAGCGGTGCAGGGGATGGGAATTACTTATCTGCCGACCTTCATCGTCGGCGCTGCGTTGAAGGACGGGCGGCTGGTGCCAGTGCTGGATGACCTGCGCCCGGAGCCACTGACCTTGTCGGCCGTTTATCCGCAGCATCGCCAGGCTTCGCGGCCGGTACAGGCGCTGGTGGAGTTTTTGCGTGAGCGGCTTAACCAGAGTCATGTGAATCTTTGA
- a CDS encoding ChbG/HpnK family deacetylase, translating to MPRQVIVNADDFGLSANENAVIFAAFQAGLISSATAMANMPAFEAACTMARHPTLHGRIGLHFNLTYGRPLSQAILGRRTFCDGNGVFDLNLPRHSLWLGRADRDAVRAELQAQWQRCVDHDMRPSHIDSHQHVHNIWPIGEIVAKFAAEQGVPIRLARNLGLNLTLPKRLFKGLLNGRLQSLARVTADYVCTPVDVRNASVPSDGVLEIVAHPTRLGVDFGDAYLDSGESLSEVLEQGLRGVARVSYADLNREETQGATALE from the coding sequence ATGCCTCGCCAAGTCATAGTCAACGCTGATGACTTCGGTCTCAGCGCCAACGAAAACGCAGTGATCTTCGCTGCCTTCCAGGCCGGCCTGATCAGCTCAGCCACGGCCATGGCCAACATGCCGGCGTTTGAAGCCGCCTGCACCATGGCCCGCCATCCGACGCTGCATGGGCGGATCGGCCTGCACTTCAACCTGACCTACGGACGCCCGCTGAGCCAGGCGATCCTGGGGCGGCGGACCTTCTGCGATGGCAACGGCGTGTTCGACCTCAACCTGCCCCGCCACAGCCTGTGGCTGGGTCGCGCAGACCGTGACGCGGTGCGCGCCGAGTTGCAGGCGCAATGGCAACGCTGCGTCGATCACGACATGCGCCCGAGCCATATCGACTCGCACCAGCACGTACACAACATCTGGCCGATCGGCGAAATCGTCGCGAAGTTTGCCGCCGAGCAAGGCGTACCGATCCGGCTGGCGCGCAACCTCGGGCTCAACCTCACGCTGCCCAAGCGCCTATTCAAGGGTTTGCTCAATGGCCGTTTGCAGAGCCTGGCGCGGGTCACCGCCGACTACGTCTGCACCCCGGTGGACGTGCGCAATGCCAGCGTCCCCAGCGACGGCGTGCTGGAAATCGTCGCCCACCCGACCCGCCTCGGCGTCGATTTCGGTGATGCCTATCTCGACTCCGGCGAGTCGTTGAGCGAGGTACTCGAACAGGGTTTGAGGGGCGTCGCGCGAGTCTCGTATGCCGACCTCAACCGAGAAGAAACACAGGGTGCCACGGCGCTCGAATGA
- the relB gene encoding type II toxin-antitoxin system RelB family antitoxin → MDGKIFPDDSGFENDEQAASHDRWLRAKVQASRDDPHPSLPHEDVMADMHALIESMRKKADAD, encoded by the coding sequence ATGGACGGCAAAATCTTTCCCGACGATTCAGGGTTTGAAAACGACGAGCAGGCTGCCAGTCATGATCGCTGGTTGCGAGCCAAGGTGCAGGCGTCCAGAGATGATCCCCATCCGAGTCTCCCCCATGAGGACGTGATGGCGGACATGCATGCCTTGATCGAATCCATGCGAAAAAAGGCCGATGCAGATTGA
- a CDS encoding alpha/beta hydrolase — protein sequence MSIKKTLAASLLALSVSSAFAAGSPGVEHNTQAFLDALAAGGGRPLEQLSPKDARAVLTGAQASVKVDLSGVEVSDKAIKVDGQTLNLKVVRPAKVKGELPVFMFFHGGGWVLGDFPTHQRLIRDLVVGSGAVAVYVDYTPSPEAQYPTAINQAYAATKWVAEHGKDIGVDGKRLAVAGNSVGGNMAAVVALMAKEQKTPALRFQLLMWPVTNAQFDDGSYQQFAEGHFLTKGMMQWFWDSYTTKPAERAQIHASPLNASSEQLKGLPAALVQTAEFDVLRDEGEGYARHLDAAGVPVTSVRYNGMIHDFGLLNPLSQIPEVKAAVRQAAAELKTHLNP from the coding sequence ATGAGCATCAAGAAAACCCTCGCCGCGTCCCTCCTCGCCCTGTCCGTCAGCAGCGCATTTGCCGCAGGCAGCCCCGGCGTCGAACACAACACCCAAGCGTTCCTCGATGCCCTCGCCGCTGGCGGTGGTCGTCCGCTGGAGCAACTGAGCCCGAAGGACGCCCGTGCAGTGCTGACTGGTGCCCAAGCTTCGGTAAAGGTTGATCTGTCCGGCGTGGAAGTCAGCGACAAGGCGATCAAGGTCGATGGCCAGACCCTCAACCTGAAAGTGGTGCGCCCGGCCAAGGTCAAAGGCGAGTTGCCGGTGTTCATGTTCTTCCACGGTGGCGGCTGGGTACTGGGTGACTTTCCTACGCACCAGCGCCTGATTCGTGATCTGGTGGTCGGCTCGGGCGCCGTTGCGGTGTATGTCGATTACACGCCATCGCCGGAAGCGCAGTACCCGACCGCGATCAATCAGGCTTACGCTGCGACGAAATGGGTGGCCGAGCACGGCAAGGACATCGGTGTCGATGGCAAGCGTCTGGCGGTAGCCGGCAACAGCGTCGGCGGCAACATGGCGGCGGTCGTGGCGTTGATGGCCAAGGAGCAGAAAACCCCTGCCCTGCGCTTCCAGCTGTTGATGTGGCCGGTGACCAATGCGCAGTTCGACGACGGTTCGTACCAGCAATTTGCCGAAGGCCACTTCCTTACCAAGGGCATGATGCAGTGGTTCTGGGACAGCTATACCACCAAGCCGGCCGAGCGTGCGCAGATCCATGCCTCGCCGCTCAACGCCAGCAGCGAACAGCTCAAGGGCCTGCCCGCTGCCCTGGTGCAGACCGCCGAGTTCGACGTGCTGCGTGATGAAGGTGAAGGCTATGCGCGGCATCTGGATGCGGCCGGCGTGCCGGTGACCTCGGTGCGTTACAACGGGATGATTCATGACTTTGGTCTGCTCAATCCGCTGAGCCAGATTCCGGAAGTGAAGGCCGCGGTGCGTCAGGCGGCGGCTGAACTGAAGACTCATCTGAATCCATAA
- a CDS encoding GNAT family N-acetyltransferase, which yields MSIITKVQDRIRQKGLSRTVGTLWKRYVFFHWELLWMERDLVSPVPPHKLRPYEGLRKVDITAQNAVAFSKHFGDRVGTMAELAAEGHTGHMYLDADGHAVGFIWGSIRDYHDRHYYGCTFPVKPGEFFEFGGEMIRAYFGSSLSVDVQVALWQAMAAQGCTKVVDVCETHNIPALKLHIRMGYQEQGRVTHVYCLFGRWKFFRETRYEGSRLDPLRKPGRPVVSAAAQA from the coding sequence ATGAGCATCATCACCAAAGTGCAAGATCGCATCAGACAAAAAGGCCTGAGCCGCACCGTCGGGACGTTGTGGAAACGCTACGTGTTCTTCCACTGGGAACTGCTGTGGATGGAGCGCGACCTGGTCAGCCCGGTGCCGCCGCACAAACTGCGCCCGTATGAAGGCCTGCGCAAAGTCGACATCACCGCGCAGAATGCCGTGGCGTTCAGCAAACACTTCGGCGACCGTGTCGGCACCATGGCGGAACTGGCAGCCGAGGGCCATACCGGGCACATGTACCTGGACGCCGATGGCCACGCCGTGGGCTTTATCTGGGGCAGCATTCGCGACTACCACGACCGCCACTATTACGGCTGCACCTTCCCGGTCAAACCCGGCGAGTTCTTCGAATTCGGCGGCGAAATGATCCGCGCCTACTTCGGCAGCAGCCTGTCGGTGGACGTGCAGGTTGCGCTGTGGCAAGCGATGGCGGCGCAGGGTTGCACCAAGGTCGTCGACGTCTGTGAAACCCATAACATTCCGGCGCTGAAACTGCATATCCGCATGGGTTATCAGGAACAGGGCCGGGTGACCCACGTCTACTGCCTGTTCGGCCGCTGGAAATTCTTCCGCGAAACCCGCTATGAAGGCTCACGCCTGGATCCGCTGCGCAAACCGGGTCGGCCGGTGGTGAGTGCAGCGGCGCAGGCTTGA